Proteins from one Deltaproteobacteria bacterium genomic window:
- a CDS encoding TetR/AcrR family transcriptional regulator, which yields MRQMILDAAVKLFQAKGYINTSMDEIAESVGLTKGGLYHYVEKKGDLLKDIHNQILDTFLERVGRAMEGGGSPENKVGKWMEAHASVTHDYLGHMKVFFTEIDNYSEEMLLATSRKRQQAQEMLIEILQAGMSQGKIRADINPRIVSFLLLGMMNWLYIWYRPNGPLSLDEILSNMKGMVTGGLEIGRGTGKGETPHECSAGKDARNVQDDEPYSKV from the coding sequence ATGAGGCAGATGATCCTGGACGCCGCGGTAAAACTTTTCCAGGCAAAGGGATACATCAACACCTCGATGGACGAGATCGCCGAGTCGGTGGGATTGACGAAGGGCGGTCTCTATCACTACGTCGAGAAGAAGGGGGACCTCCTCAAGGATATCCATAACCAGATCCTGGACACGTTTTTGGAGCGTGTCGGGAGGGCGATGGAGGGGGGGGGCTCCCCGGAGAACAAGGTCGGCAAATGGATGGAGGCGCACGCCTCGGTCACCCACGATTACCTCGGGCACATGAAGGTGTTTTTCACGGAGATCGACAACTATTCGGAGGAGATGCTGCTCGCCACCTCCCGAAAGCGGCAGCAGGCGCAGGAAATGCTGATCGAAATCCTGCAGGCGGGTATGTCCCAGGGGAAGATCCGGGCGGACATCAACCCCCGGATTGTAAGCTTCCTCCTTCTCGGAATGATGAACTGGCTCTACATATGGTACCGCCCCAATGGTCCGCTCAGTCTGGACGAAATCCTCTCCAACATGAAGGGGATGGTGACCGGCGGCCTCGAAATCGGCCGTGGGACCGGAAAAGGAGAAACGCCGCATGAATGTTCCGCCGGAAAAGATGCTCGCAATGTACAGGATGATGAACCTTATTCGAAGGTTTGA
- a CDS encoding acyl-CoA dehydrogenase family protein, which yields MEFEMTDEQRMLQDMAREFARKEIAPVARELDRDRRFPYELWSKLRELSLPGILVPEEYGGQGLDPLTYAIVLEELARADDSFAAILQVHVLVTEMYRLYASREHKEKILPILASGDKLGGFALTEPNAGSDASGILTRAERKKGKWILNGTKMFITNCGTDISFGPIVMAISGKQPDGKKEMSSFIVPTGTPGYIIGSRNDTIGWCNMDNRELAFEDCAIPEDNLFGTRGKGIAQALGGLNLGRIAFGAICTGLAQACLDASLAYAKERVQFNQPISKFQEIQFKLADMAFRVQAARTLTHKAAWLKAQGRQHATEATMAKLYASEAAMQSALDGFQIHGGYGFTREYDINRYYRDAKIMTIGEGTSEVCRIVIARALGC from the coding sequence ATGGAATTCGAGATGACCGACGAACAGCGGATGTTGCAGGATATGGCGAGGGAGTTCGCCCGGAAGGAGATCGCCCCCGTCGCCAGGGAGCTCGACCGGGATCGCCGGTTCCCGTATGAGCTCTGGAGCAAGCTGAGAGAGCTGTCCCTCCCCGGGATCCTCGTGCCGGAGGAGTACGGAGGCCAGGGGCTGGACCCCCTGACGTACGCGATCGTGCTGGAGGAACTGGCCCGCGCGGACGATTCCTTCGCCGCGATCCTCCAGGTCCACGTCCTCGTGACCGAGATGTACCGGCTGTACGCGAGCAGGGAGCACAAGGAGAAGATCCTGCCGATCCTGGCGAGCGGCGACAAGTTGGGCGGGTTCGCGCTGACGGAGCCCAACGCAGGGTCGGACGCCAGCGGGATCCTGACCCGGGCGGAGCGGAAAAAGGGGAAATGGATCCTCAACGGGACCAAGATGTTCATCACGAACTGCGGGACCGACATCAGCTTCGGCCCGATCGTGATGGCGATTTCCGGCAAACAGCCCGACGGGAAGAAGGAGATGAGCTCCTTCATCGTCCCCACCGGGACGCCCGGTTACATCATCGGCAGCCGGAACGATACGATCGGCTGGTGCAACATGGACAACCGCGAGCTGGCGTTCGAGGATTGCGCGATCCCCGAGGACAACCTGTTCGGGACGCGGGGGAAGGGGATCGCACAGGCGTTGGGTGGCCTGAACCTCGGGCGGATCGCGTTCGGGGCCATCTGCACCGGGCTCGCCCAGGCGTGTCTCGACGCGTCGCTCGCTTACGCCAAGGAGCGGGTCCAGTTCAATCAACCGATCAGCAAGTTCCAGGAGATCCAGTTCAAGCTCGCCGACATGGCGTTCCGGGTGCAGGCGGCACGCACGTTGACGCACAAGGCGGCGTGGCTCAAGGCCCAGGGGCGTCAGCACGCCACCGAAGCGACGATGGCGAAACTGTACGCGTCCGAGGCCGCGATGCAGTCCGCGCTTGATGGGTTCCAGATCCACGGCGGATACGGTTTCACGAGGGAGTACGACATCAATCGGTACTATCGGGATGCCAAGATCATGACCATCGGCGAAGGGACGAGCGAGGTCTGCCGGATCGTGATCGCCCGGGCTCTCGGCTGCTGA
- a CDS encoding thiamine pyrophosphate-dependent dehydrogenase E1 component subunit alpha → MNVPPEKMLAMYRMMNLIRRFELRASELFRDGRFPGWIHVCVGQEASVTGACFALRPDDYICPTHRGHGQSLAKGIPPERMMAELFGKKTGTNLGRGGSMHLCDMEKGILCGVAILGDGLPMAAGAAMSAKLAGNGRVALGFFGEGASNEGIVHETMNLAALWDLPVVFFCESNQYAELSHRSAHLKVDTVAARAAGYGMPGVTVDGNDVLEVLQATSDAVGRARSGKGPTLIESVTCRLHGHYEGDPQVYRVPGDIDEWRKKDPIARLEEKLMKEGVLDAKSKETVIGEVDRTIAFAVEFAEKSPYPAPEEALELVYA, encoded by the coding sequence ATGAATGTTCCGCCGGAAAAGATGCTCGCAATGTACAGGATGATGAACCTTATTCGAAGGTTTGAACTCCGGGCCTCCGAGCTTTTCAGGGACGGCAGGTTTCCGGGGTGGATCCACGTGTGCGTCGGGCAGGAGGCCTCCGTGACGGGAGCGTGCTTCGCCCTGCGCCCGGACGATTACATCTGCCCCACGCATCGGGGACACGGGCAGAGTCTGGCGAAGGGGATACCGCCCGAACGGATGATGGCGGAACTCTTCGGGAAGAAGACCGGGACGAACCTCGGCCGCGGCGGATCGATGCACCTCTGCGACATGGAGAAGGGGATTCTCTGCGGGGTCGCCATCCTCGGGGACGGCCTCCCGATGGCGGCGGGAGCGGCGATGTCGGCCAAGCTCGCCGGGAACGGGCGCGTGGCGCTGGGATTCTTCGGCGAGGGGGCGAGCAACGAGGGGATCGTCCACGAGACGATGAACCTCGCGGCTCTGTGGGACCTCCCGGTAGTCTTCTTCTGCGAAAGCAACCAGTATGCGGAGCTGTCCCACCGCTCCGCCCACCTGAAGGTGGACACCGTGGCGGCGCGCGCGGCGGGGTACGGGATGCCGGGAGTGACGGTCGACGGGAACGACGTGCTGGAGGTCCTTCAGGCGACTTCCGATGCGGTCGGGAGGGCGCGGTCCGGGAAGGGGCCGACGCTGATCGAATCCGTCACCTGCAGGCTCCACGGCCATTACGAGGGGGATCCCCAGGTGTACCGCGTCCCGGGGGACATCGACGAGTGGAGGAAAAAGGACCCGATCGCCCGACTCGAGGAGAAGCTCATGAAGGAGGGCGTTCTCGACGCGAAGTCGAAGGAGACGGTGATCGGGGAAGTCGACCGGACGATCGCCTTCGCCGTGGAGTTCGCAGAGAAGAGCCCATACCCGGCGCCCGAGGAGGCGCTGGAGCTGGTCTACGCCTGA
- a CDS encoding alpha-ketoacid dehydrogenase subunit beta, with product MREIKFWRAFQEGLSEEMRRDPAILYFGEDAGGNVGGPFALAKGLQDEFGEKRVYDTPDSEAGYVGLAIGLAATGYRPVVDISFMDFTLVAIDQIVNMAAKLRYMSGGAPKALPLVIHTMAGGGRRAGAQHSQSLEAWFAHIPGLKVIAPSNPHDLKGALKSALRDDNPVIVMKHKAILGMKGEVPEGEFTVPLGKAFVKREGTDATIVAVSHMVNVSLQAAAKLQEEGISVEIVDPLSLSPLDRETIVASVRKTGRLVTVHEAWSPCGMGAEIGAVVFEECFDFLQAPLVRVASSFNPFPYSPGMEDFTIPGVPRIVEGVRKVLES from the coding sequence GTGAGAGAGATCAAGTTCTGGCGGGCGTTTCAGGAAGGATTGTCGGAGGAGATGCGGCGCGACCCGGCCATCCTCTACTTCGGGGAGGACGCCGGCGGGAACGTCGGCGGTCCCTTCGCGCTGGCCAAGGGGCTGCAGGACGAGTTCGGGGAGAAGCGGGTGTACGACACACCGGACAGCGAGGCCGGGTACGTCGGGCTCGCGATCGGCCTGGCCGCCACCGGGTACCGCCCGGTGGTGGACATCTCGTTCATGGATTTCACCCTCGTGGCGATCGACCAGATCGTCAACATGGCGGCGAAACTCCGGTACATGAGCGGCGGAGCCCCGAAGGCGCTCCCGCTCGTGATCCACACGATGGCGGGCGGCGGACGCCGGGCCGGCGCGCAGCATTCGCAGAGCCTCGAGGCGTGGTTTGCGCACATCCCGGGGCTGAAAGTGATCGCTCCGTCAAACCCCCACGACCTCAAGGGAGCGCTGAAATCGGCCCTCCGGGACGACAATCCCGTGATCGTGATGAAGCACAAGGCCATCCTCGGGATGAAGGGGGAGGTCCCGGAAGGGGAGTTCACGGTCCCGTTGGGGAAGGCCTTTGTCAAGCGGGAGGGGACCGACGCGACGATCGTTGCGGTGTCCCACATGGTCAACGTGTCGCTGCAGGCGGCGGCGAAGCTCCAGGAGGAAGGGATCAGCGTGGAGATCGTCGACCCGCTGTCCCTGAGCCCGCTGGACCGGGAGACGATCGTGGCCTCGGTGCGCAAGACCGGCCGCCTCGTCACCGTGCACGAGGCGTGGAGCCCGTGCGGCATGGGGGCGGAGATCGGCGCGGTCGTGTTCGAGGAGTGCTTCGATTTTCTCCAGGCCCCGCTGGTCCGCGTCGCCTCCAGCTTCAACCCGTTCCCCTACAGTCCGGGAATGGAGGATTTCACGATTCCGGGCGTTCCGCGGATCGTGGAGGGCGTGCGGAAGGTCTTGGAGAGCTGA
- a CDS encoding enoyl-CoA hydratase/isomerase family protein — protein MHFATLLFEVEGNIAFITFNRPKVLNAFNTAMLRDCIRALEHCRDTEDIRVVVFRGAGEKAFSAGADISEIQGNDPLRQRKYNLLWIEFFRLVETIRKPMIASVHGYAPGGGTELTLCCDIVIASDDARFALAEINIGVIPGAGATIRLPRWVGKAKAMEILMTGDFLDSAEAHRIGLINRVVPRQQLADATLAMARKIAQKSPLALAAAKAAVNVGAEMDRDRGIDYALCEFLLLFASEDQKEGMRAFIEKRVPNFTGR, from the coding sequence ATGCATTTCGCGACGCTGCTCTTCGAAGTGGAAGGAAATATCGCCTTCATCACCTTCAACCGGCCCAAGGTGCTGAACGCGTTCAATACCGCAATGCTCCGGGACTGCATCCGGGCGCTCGAACATTGCCGGGACACCGAGGATATCCGGGTCGTCGTCTTCCGGGGCGCGGGGGAGAAAGCGTTCAGTGCGGGCGCCGACATCTCGGAGATCCAGGGGAACGATCCGCTCCGCCAGAGAAAGTACAACCTCCTGTGGATCGAATTCTTCCGGCTCGTCGAGACAATCCGCAAGCCGATGATCGCGTCGGTCCACGGGTACGCCCCGGGCGGCGGGACGGAGTTGACGCTGTGCTGCGACATCGTCATCGCGAGCGATGACGCAAGGTTTGCGCTGGCGGAGATCAATATCGGCGTGATCCCCGGGGCGGGGGCGACGATCCGTCTGCCGCGATGGGTGGGAAAGGCCAAGGCGATGGAGATCCTCATGACCGGGGATTTTCTGGACTCCGCGGAGGCCCACCGGATCGGGCTGATCAACCGGGTCGTCCCCAGGCAACAGTTGGCGGATGCGACCCTCGCCATGGCAAGGAAAATCGCACAGAAATCCCCATTGGCCCTCGCGGCGGCGAAAGCTGCCGTGAACGTGGGCGCGGAAATGGACCGGGACAGGGGGATCGATTACGCGCTCTGCGAATTCCTTCTGCTTTTCGCCTCCGAGGACCAGAAAGAGGGGATGAGAGCCTTCATCGAAAAACGCGTTCCGAACTTCACCGGAAGATAG
- a CDS encoding 2-oxo acid dehydrogenase subunit E2 — protein sequence MSMQVKMPKLGMTMEEGKLLGWARKEKDRVRKGEVLLTIESDKEEEYAKIRSAGRTADPAPAEPAAAETAPGRFPGASAPRDGAVRATPAAREVARQKGVDLSTVAGTGPQGRITREDVLAAALETGAPPASPARLVATAVGGKESFKELAGEEPMTGMRSAISRNMMESLRTSAQMTAFSEWDVTAFLRLRSLINADEGKTGFKATVPGMMVALLAKVLREMPVFNASVEGGRILYWRNVNIGVAVALPDGLVVPVIHDADRKSLAEIQEELSGRIERARAKKFLPGDLSGGTFTLTNLGSYGGEWETIIINPPEVAILGIGKATRKPVAEGDHVVIREMMPVSFTVDHRLIDGETSGRFRKRLKELVENPGLLWTAAVPQSGGNIAGE from the coding sequence ATGTCGATGCAGGTGAAGATGCCCAAGTTGGGCATGACGATGGAAGAGGGGAAGCTCCTCGGGTGGGCCCGGAAGGAGAAGGACCGCGTCCGGAAGGGAGAGGTCCTCCTTACCATCGAATCCGACAAGGAGGAGGAGTACGCGAAGATCCGTTCGGCCGGCCGTACGGCGGATCCGGCCCCGGCGGAGCCCGCCGCGGCCGAGACCGCGCCGGGGCGGTTCCCCGGAGCGTCGGCTCCCCGGGATGGAGCGGTCCGCGCCACACCCGCGGCCCGCGAGGTTGCCCGCCAGAAGGGGGTCGATCTCTCCACGGTCGCCGGAACCGGCCCGCAGGGGAGGATCACACGGGAAGACGTGCTGGCGGCCGCCCTGGAAACGGGAGCCCCCCCCGCGTCGCCGGCCCGCCTGGTCGCCACCGCCGTCGGCGGGAAGGAGAGCTTCAAGGAATTGGCCGGCGAGGAGCCGATGACCGGGATGCGGTCGGCCATCTCCCGAAACATGATGGAGAGCCTGCGGACCAGCGCACAGATGACCGCTTTCTCCGAGTGGGACGTGACGGCGTTCCTCCGCCTCCGCTCCCTCATCAACGCGGACGAGGGGAAGACAGGCTTCAAGGCGACCGTCCCCGGGATGATGGTGGCCCTGCTGGCGAAGGTCCTCCGGGAGATGCCGGTCTTCAACGCTTCGGTCGAGGGCGGCAGGATTCTCTACTGGCGCAACGTGAACATCGGCGTGGCGGTGGCGTTGCCGGATGGCCTGGTCGTGCCGGTGATCCACGACGCCGATCGCAAGTCGCTGGCCGAGATCCAGGAGGAGTTGTCCGGCCGGATCGAAAGGGCCCGGGCGAAGAAATTCCTCCCCGGGGATCTCTCGGGGGGAACGTTCACCCTGACGAACCTCGGCAGCTACGGGGGGGAGTGGGAGACCATCATCATCAATCCGCCGGAAGTGGCCATCCTCGGGATCGGCAAAGCGACGAGGAAACCGGTCGCGGAAGGCGACCATGTGGTGATCCGGGAGATGATGCCGGTGAGCTTCACCGTGGACCACAGGCTCATCGACGGCGAGACGTCCGGTCGGTTCCGGAAGCGGCTGAAGGAACTCGTGGAGAACCCGGGGCTGCTCTGGACCGCGGCGGTTCCGCAGAGCGGCGGAAACATCGCGGGGGAGTGA
- the lpdA gene encoding dihydrolipoyl dehydrogenase, with the protein MRGNGKRVVVIGGGPGGYPAAIRAAQSGLDVVLIDRGGLGGTCLHRGCIPTKLLLKESADYRKAAAFPAAGTGIAYPPADLAGMMRRKEQVLGQLERGTAGLLRKNGVRVIAGTASFLDPSRVLVGETGEIVESPAFIVATGSSPSRLPVEGSDLPGVADSDAALSLERVPRAVAIIGGGVIGLEFAQMFRNLGAEVTIVEMLPRLLASEDGDVSAAIRGALESSGIAVRTGATVERIGKMRGGLGVDFREGGVIRRTDAELVLVAVGRKPSFEGLNPVKAGLNPEKGAIRVNGRMETDIPGIYAVGDAAGGLMLAHKATMEGECAAQNAAGIPTVASYAAIPRVVYTDPEVACVGLTEAEARKRHAHVRVGKFPFSMSGRAILEGAPHGFAKVIAEGETGCVLGVAIVGRQAAQAIGEASLAVRLEATVGDLADLVHPHPTFSEALREAALDADGRAIHMPPAPKSAAVV; encoded by the coding sequence ATGCGCGGCAACGGGAAAAGGGTGGTGGTGATCGGCGGCGGGCCGGGGGGGTATCCCGCCGCGATCCGTGCGGCGCAGTCGGGCCTCGACGTGGTGCTGATCGACCGGGGGGGGCTCGGAGGCACCTGCCTCCATCGGGGGTGCATCCCCACCAAGCTCCTGTTGAAGGAGTCGGCCGATTACCGGAAAGCGGCGGCGTTTCCGGCCGCCGGGACGGGAATCGCGTACCCTCCGGCGGATCTGGCCGGGATGATGCGGCGGAAGGAGCAGGTGCTGGGTCAGCTCGAACGGGGGACCGCGGGGCTGCTTCGCAAGAACGGCGTGCGGGTGATCGCGGGGACCGCGTCCTTCCTCGACCCTTCCAGGGTGTTGGTGGGGGAGACCGGCGAGATCGTGGAATCCCCCGCGTTCATCGTCGCCACCGGCTCGTCCCCCTCCCGCCTCCCGGTGGAGGGGAGCGATCTTCCCGGCGTGGCGGACAGCGACGCCGCTCTCTCCCTCGAGCGGGTTCCGCGGGCCGTGGCGATCATCGGCGGTGGCGTGATCGGCCTGGAGTTCGCCCAGATGTTCCGGAACCTGGGCGCCGAGGTGACCATCGTCGAGATGCTCCCGAGGCTCCTCGCGTCGGAGGACGGCGATGTCTCGGCGGCGATCCGGGGCGCACTGGAAAGCTCGGGAATCGCGGTCCGCACGGGCGCGACCGTCGAGCGGATCGGGAAGATGCGGGGAGGATTGGGAGTCGATTTCCGGGAAGGGGGCGTGATCCGCCGCACCGATGCCGAGCTGGTACTGGTGGCCGTCGGCCGGAAACCGTCTTTCGAGGGATTGAACCCGGTGAAAGCCGGCCTCAATCCGGAGAAGGGTGCCATTCGGGTCAACGGGCGGATGGAAACCGACATACCGGGCATCTACGCGGTCGGCGACGCGGCGGGGGGCCTGATGCTCGCCCACAAGGCGACCATGGAAGGGGAGTGCGCCGCGCAAAACGCGGCGGGCATTCCGACGGTCGCGTCGTACGCCGCCATCCCGAGGGTCGTCTACACCGATCCGGAGGTGGCGTGTGTCGGGCTCACGGAGGCGGAGGCCCGGAAGCGGCACGCCCACGTCCGCGTCGGGAAGTTTCCCTTCAGCATGAGCGGCAGGGCGATACTGGAGGGAGCGCCCCACGGGTTCGCGAAGGTGATCGCCGAGGGGGAGACGGGGTGCGTTCTCGGCGTGGCGATCGTCGGTCGCCAGGCGGCCCAGGCGATCGGGGAAGCGTCGCTTGCCGTCCGGCTGGAGGCGACGGTCGGGGACTTGGCCGACCTCGTCCACCCCCACCCGACGTTTTCGGAGGCGCTGCGTGAAGCCGCGCTCGACGCAGACGGGCGGGCGATTCACATGCCTCCCGCGCCGAAATCCGCCGCCGTCGTCTGA